In Streptomyces nojiriensis, the sequence CGAGCAGCTCCTGGGCATCCCCGCGCAGGACGTCCGCAAGCTCGCGGAGGCCCTCACCGAGGCCGAGGGCCCGGTCCGCGCCGTGCGCGGCCACGACCCGGTGATCGAGTCCGCCCTCACCGACAAGGTGACCAAGGAGCGCGACGAGGAACTGCGCGTCTACCTCTCCGAGGCCCGTGCCGTGAAGGACGCGTTCGAGATCGGCGAGCTGCAGAAGGCCGTCGACTCCACGGTCCGCGGCTTCGAGGACGTCGTGAAGGTCTTGGACAAGGCCGAGGCCACGTCCGAGCGCTACATCGAGGGCACCTTCTTCCTGCGCGCCCGGGTCGAGGGCAACGACGTCGGCTACGGCTCCATCTGCGCCGCCGGCCCGCACGCCTGCACCCTGCACTGGGTCCGCAACGACGGCGACGTCCGCTCCGGTGACCTGCTGCTGCTCGACGCCGGTGTGGAGACCCACTCCCTCTACACCGCGGACGTCACGCGCACGCTGCCGATCAACGGCACGTACACCGACATCCAGCGCAAGATCTACGACGCGGTCTACGCGTCCCAGGAAGCCGGCATCGCCGCGGTGAAGCCGGGTGCGAAGTTCCGCGACTTCCACGACGCCTCCCAGCACGTGCTGGCCGAGAAGCTCGTCGAGTGGGGCCTGCTGGAGGGCCCGGTCGAGCGCGTCCTGGAGCTGGGGCTGCAGCGCCGCTGGACCCTGCACGGCACCGGCCACATGCTCGGCATGGACGTCCACGACTGCGCCGCCGCGCGCACCGAGGCCTACGTCGACGGCACGCTGGAGCCGGGCATGTGCCTGACCGTGGAGCCGGGTCTGTACTTCCAGGCCGACGACCTGACCGTGCCCGAGGAGTACCGCGGCATCGGCGTCCGGATCGAGGACGACATCCTCGTCACGGAGGACGGCAACCGGAACCTGTCCGCCGGACTGCCGCGCGCCTCGGCCGAGGTCGAGGCCTGGATGGCGCGCCTGAAGGGCTGACGCCTGCGCATCGCGCACCGGTGGGCGGGATTCCTGTACGGGGTCCCGCCCATCGGCGTTCCCGGGAACGCCTACGACACCCTCAGCAGCGCGTCGTCGCGCCACTTCAGCATCTTGTCGAAGCTCACCACCGCACCGCGGCC encodes:
- a CDS encoding aminopeptidase P family protein; this translates as MADELTPETPEEEQPKKTHKQRKNGLYPGVSDELAENMRSGWADTELHGLEPIAQAAHTLARRDALSRRFPGERLVIPAGRLKTRSNDTEYPFRASTEYAYLTGDQTENGVLVLEPSGATGHTATVYLLPRSDRENGEFWLSGQGELWVGRRHSLTEAEQLLGIPAQDVRKLAEALTEAEGPVRAVRGHDPVIESALTDKVTKERDEELRVYLSEARAVKDAFEIGELQKAVDSTVRGFEDVVKVLDKAEATSERYIEGTFFLRARVEGNDVGYGSICAAGPHACTLHWVRNDGDVRSGDLLLLDAGVETHSLYTADVTRTLPINGTYTDIQRKIYDAVYASQEAGIAAVKPGAKFRDFHDASQHVLAEKLVEWGLLEGPVERVLELGLQRRWTLHGTGHMLGMDVHDCAAARTEAYVDGTLEPGMCLTVEPGLYFQADDLTVPEEYRGIGVRIEDDILVTEDGNRNLSAGLPRASAEVEAWMARLKG